A stretch of Vicinamibacterales bacterium DNA encodes these proteins:
- a CDS encoding cytochrome c: MTRAAAFGLLLWVAALAPALSGQPGTRTVWDGVYTEEQAKRGEALYMTRCVHCHGTTLGGAVDGAAALTGATFNGNWNGVSLDLMLDRVRTTMPVDNPATLSRQQTADLLAFVFNANKFPPGRTELPRQAEMLALIQFKATR, encoded by the coding sequence ATGACGCGTGCGGCGGCATTTGGACTGCTGCTCTGGGTCGCGGCGCTTGCGCCGGCGCTCTCCGGCCAGCCGGGCACGCGAACCGTCTGGGACGGCGTGTATACGGAGGAACAGGCGAAGCGCGGCGAGGCTCTGTACATGACGCGCTGCGTCCATTGCCACGGAACGACGCTCGGCGGCGCCGTCGACGGCGCCGCGGCGCTCACCGGCGCCACCTTCAACGGCAACTGGAACGGCGTCTCGCTCGACTTGATGCTCGACCGGGTCCGCACGACGATGCCGGTGGACAATCCGGCGACGCTCAGCCGCCAGCAGACGGCGGACCTGCTGGCGTTCGTGTTCAATGCGAACAAGTTCCCGCCCGGCAGGACGGAACTGCCCCGCCAGGCCGAGATGCTCGCGCTGATTCAGTTCAAAGCGACGAGATGA
- a CDS encoding peptidyl-alpha-hydroxyglycine alpha-amidating lyase family protein, protein MARQVGHTRERLVVTLAAALASAVLATAAQAPTNDLPNPYQTIAHHFTLPDGRVWGATSAVDVDRDGTSIWVGERCGANTCLGSTLDPILKFDASGRLLASFGAGTMIFPHGFHVDRDGNVWITDGQDNRPRRARGAPADSPLLPAPATLIGHQVFKYSPQGKLLMTLGKAGGGRDAEYFYQPNDVLVAPNGDIFVSEGHSSAEGSNARILKFDRTGRFIRSFGRFGKGPGEFDQPHALAMDSKGRLFVGDRSNNRIQILDQDGTYLAEWTQFSRPSGIAIDRDDNIYVADSESGSVNPAHGEWKRGIRIGSAKDGSIRWFIPDPWPTCKPDQRPAPDAPCASSTSGAEGVAVDRAGNVYGAEVGPRAVKKYVRSQNRR, encoded by the coding sequence GTGGCCAGGCAGGTAGGGCACACTCGCGAGCGGCTGGTCGTGACGCTGGCGGCGGCACTCGCGTCCGCCGTGCTGGCGACCGCCGCGCAGGCGCCGACCAACGATCTCCCGAACCCGTACCAGACGATCGCGCATCATTTCACACTGCCCGACGGGCGTGTGTGGGGGGCGACGAGCGCGGTGGACGTCGACCGGGACGGGACGTCGATCTGGGTCGGGGAGCGCTGCGGCGCGAATACGTGCCTCGGCTCGACGCTCGATCCCATTCTCAAGTTCGACGCGTCCGGCAGGCTGCTCGCCAGCTTCGGCGCGGGGACGATGATCTTCCCGCACGGGTTTCACGTGGATCGTGACGGGAACGTCTGGATCACCGACGGGCAGGACAACCGTCCGAGACGCGCGCGCGGCGCGCCGGCGGACTCACCGCTGCTTCCGGCACCGGCGACGCTGATCGGCCACCAGGTCTTCAAGTACAGTCCTCAGGGAAAGCTGTTGATGACGCTCGGCAAGGCGGGCGGCGGGCGCGACGCCGAGTACTTCTATCAGCCCAACGACGTGCTGGTCGCGCCGAACGGCGACATCTTCGTGTCTGAAGGACACTCGTCGGCGGAGGGATCGAACGCGCGGATCCTCAAGTTCGATCGCACCGGCAGGTTCATCAGGAGCTTCGGCAGGTTCGGGAAGGGACCAGGCGAGTTCGATCAGCCGCACGCGCTGGCGATGGACTCGAAGGGACGGCTGTTCGTCGGCGATCGCAGCAACAACCGGATCCAGATCCTCGATCAGGACGGCACCTATCTGGCGGAGTGGACGCAGTTCAGCCGCCCGAGCGGCATCGCCATCGATCGCGACGACAACATCTATGTCGCCGATTCCGAGTCCGGGTCGGTGAACCCGGCGCACGGCGAGTGGAAGCGCGGCATCCGCATCGGCAGCGCGAAGGACGGGTCGATCCGCTGGTTCATTCCGGATCCCTGGCCGACCTGCAAGCCGGATCAGCGGCCCGCTCCAGACGCGCCCTGTGCCAGCAGTACGAGCGGCGCCGAAGGAGTCGCGGTGGACCGCGCCGGGAACGTCTACGGGGCGGAGGTCGGACCGCGCGCCGTGAAGAAATACGTACGAAGCCAGAACCGCCGATGA
- a CDS encoding aminotransferase class I/II-fold pyridoxal phosphate-dependent enzyme, giving the protein MLTRRRFVHTLGLGAAACVGARGRENAIWSALETPLEAVERGVICLSSNENPLGPGPAVLDAIKAAFGPAGATPGRYSGSARDLIDALATRLAVKPENIVLGCGSTQILRSCTHLFTAKDKPLVGTIPTYEECAGYAEMMGHPVRPVALDASLEVDLGTLAAAAKGSGLVFYCNPNNPTATYVGARATREFLARVNRESPDTTVLVDEAYYDYVTDPDHATHIPIAVENPRVIVARTFSKAYGMAGLRIGYAVGHPETIKQMAEWDAGSGTSSLNVLAMRAAIAATEREESFVASERARNKDVRDFTMKWFADRGMTPTRSQANFMFVNIGRPVKEFRDACARQGVKVARDFPPFEKTHCRISFGTMDEMKKAVAVFDRILGKKAAAA; this is encoded by the coding sequence ATGCTGACACGACGCCGCTTCGTGCACACTCTCGGGCTCGGCGCCGCCGCCTGCGTCGGTGCGCGCGGGCGGGAGAACGCCATCTGGTCGGCGCTCGAAACCCCGCTCGAAGCGGTCGAGCGCGGCGTGATCTGTCTCTCGAGCAACGAGAACCCGCTCGGTCCCGGTCCCGCGGTCCTCGACGCCATCAAAGCGGCGTTCGGCCCCGCGGGAGCGACGCCGGGGCGCTACTCCGGCAGCGCGCGCGACCTGATCGACGCCCTGGCGACACGCCTCGCCGTGAAGCCGGAGAACATCGTGCTCGGCTGCGGCTCGACGCAGATCCTGCGCTCGTGCACGCACCTGTTCACGGCGAAGGACAAGCCGCTGGTCGGCACCATTCCAACCTACGAGGAGTGCGCCGGCTACGCCGAGATGATGGGACATCCCGTCCGTCCGGTTGCGCTCGACGCCAGCCTCGAGGTCGATCTCGGGACGCTCGCGGCCGCGGCGAAGGGGTCGGGGCTGGTGTTCTACTGCAATCCGAACAACCCCACCGCCACGTACGTCGGCGCCCGTGCGACCCGCGAGTTCCTCGCCCGCGTCAACCGCGAGTCGCCGGACACGACAGTGCTGGTCGACGAGGCCTACTACGACTACGTCACCGATCCGGATCACGCGACGCACATTCCGATCGCGGTGGAGAACCCGCGCGTGATCGTCGCGCGCACGTTCTCGAAGGCCTACGGCATGGCCGGCCTGCGGATCGGCTACGCCGTGGGGCATCCCGAGACGATCAAGCAGATGGCCGAATGGGATGCGGGCTCGGGCACCAGCTCGCTCAACGTCCTCGCGATGCGCGCGGCGATCGCCGCCACGGAGCGCGAGGAGTCCTTCGTCGCCAGCGAACGCGCCCGCAACAAGGACGTGCGCGACTTCACGATGAAGTGGTTCGCCGACCGCGGCATGACGCCCACCCGCTCGCAGGCCAACTTCATGTTCGTCAACATCGGCCGCCCGGTGAAGGAATTCCGCGACGCCTGCGCCAGGCAGGGGGTCAAGGTCGCGCGCGACTTCCCGCCGTTCGAGAAGACGCACTGCCGCATCTCGTTCGGGACGATGGACGAGATGAAGAAGGCTGTCGCGGTGTTCGACCGGATCCTCGGGAAGAAGGCCGCCGCCGCGTAG
- a CDS encoding NDP-sugar synthase, translating into MKAILLAGGKGTRLRPMTVHTPKPIVPILNRPFLYYQIDQLKQIAEIDEVILSLNYQPRRIEEIFGEGQGLGLRIRYVVEPMPLGTGGAIRYAGDSLTESVVVFNGDVLTQVDLAAVLRLHRERKAKATIVLTPVDNPRAYGLVETDRDGNIRRFLEKPGEDEITCNTINAGIYVLEPDTFDRIPKDTAWSIERSFFPSLIERGETFVAYVYDGYWIDIGTPAKYLQVHRDIMDGRYSAPPFSGGPAAWISPEARVDEQAHVEGPCFIDEGAVIKAGAKILPYAVIGKQTHVDEGATVDGSIVWPNGWIGPDAVVRGSILGRNCHVGRSAVIESPSVLGDKTVITDFSRI; encoded by the coding sequence ATGAAGGCCATCCTGCTCGCCGGAGGCAAAGGGACGCGGCTGCGCCCGATGACGGTGCACACGCCGAAGCCGATCGTTCCGATCCTGAACCGGCCGTTTCTCTATTACCAGATCGATCAACTGAAACAGATTGCGGAGATCGACGAGGTCATCCTCAGCCTGAACTATCAACCGCGCCGCATCGAGGAGATCTTCGGCGAGGGACAGGGGCTCGGGCTGCGCATCCGCTACGTCGTCGAACCGATGCCGCTCGGCACCGGCGGCGCCATCCGCTATGCCGGCGACTCGCTGACCGAATCGGTCGTCGTGTTCAACGGCGACGTGCTGACCCAGGTGGATCTCGCGGCGGTCCTGCGGCTGCACCGCGAGCGCAAAGCCAAGGCGACGATCGTGCTGACGCCGGTCGACAACCCGCGCGCCTACGGACTGGTCGAGACCGATCGGGACGGCAACATCCGCCGCTTCCTGGAGAAGCCGGGGGAAGACGAGATCACCTGCAATACGATCAACGCCGGCATCTACGTTCTCGAGCCGGACACCTTCGACCGCATCCCGAAAGACACTGCGTGGTCGATCGAGCGCAGCTTCTTCCCGTCCCTGATCGAGCGCGGCGAGACCTTCGTCGCCTACGTCTACGACGGCTACTGGATCGACATCGGCACGCCGGCGAAGTACCTGCAGGTGCACCGCGACATCATGGACGGCCGCTACTCCGCTCCACCGTTCAGCGGCGGCCCGGCCGCCTGGATCTCACCGGAGGCCCGTGTCGACGAGCAGGCGCACGTGGAAGGTCCGTGCTTCATCGACGAGGGAGCGGTCATCAAGGCGGGCGCGAAGATTCTGCCCTACGCCGTGATCGGCAAGCAGACGCATGTCGACGAAGGGGCCACGGTGGACGGATCGATCGTCTGGCCGAACGGCTGGATCGGCCCCGACGCGGTGGTGCGCGGCTCGATCCTCGGCCGCAACTGCCACGTCGGCCGCAGCGCGGTCATCGAATCCCCCTCCGTGCTCGGAGACAAAACGGTGATCACCGACTTCAGCAGGATCTGA
- a CDS encoding histidinol-phosphate transaminase: MPVSRRGFLRIAGTADAALFSGAVISARGLEAHLAEAQAQGQRARPVLPPGVDEIRISSNENPLGPGRAALEAMLRKFPEAGRYPFNSTPADADLAAAIAARHKVKTESIVVGAGSQEILKNAVRAFVGPARGLVTALPTFENCTNYAKRHNLPLTEVRVDSALRLDVEGMIAAAPRGGPEAAGPAGLVFFNNPNNPTATVHGAKTVADMVERIRAASPDTVILIDEAYHEYVTDPSYATAIPLALSTPNVIVARTFSKAYGMAGMRIGYAVGTADTIKRLARFKMPYNISVFGVAAAIAALGDNRHLEDERRRNTAVRAFTAKALQDMGAKPADSQGNFLFVDIGGPVKDFREACAKAGVMVGRDFPPYEKSHCRISIGTLDEMKKAVEVFRAVLKPLTTSAQKDVR; encoded by the coding sequence ATGCCCGTGTCCCGCCGCGGTTTCCTTCGCATCGCCGGGACGGCTGACGCCGCCCTCTTCTCGGGTGCAGTGATCTCGGCACGAGGGCTCGAAGCCCATCTCGCCGAGGCGCAGGCCCAGGGGCAGCGCGCCCGCCCCGTGCTTCCCCCCGGGGTCGACGAAATCCGCATCAGCAGCAACGAGAATCCGCTCGGCCCTGGCAGGGCGGCGCTCGAGGCCATGCTCCGCAAGTTCCCCGAGGCGGGCCGCTACCCTTTCAACAGCACGCCTGCGGACGCGGATCTCGCCGCGGCAATCGCCGCCAGGCACAAAGTCAAGACCGAGAGCATCGTCGTCGGCGCCGGATCGCAGGAGATTCTGAAGAACGCCGTACGCGCGTTCGTCGGTCCCGCGCGCGGCCTCGTGACGGCGCTGCCGACGTTCGAGAACTGCACCAACTACGCGAAGCGCCACAACCTCCCGCTCACCGAAGTGCGCGTCGATTCCGCGCTCCGGCTCGACGTCGAAGGGATGATTGCCGCCGCGCCCAGGGGCGGTCCCGAAGCGGCCGGTCCGGCCGGACTGGTCTTCTTCAACAACCCGAACAACCCGACCGCCACGGTGCACGGCGCCAAGACGGTCGCCGACATGGTTGAACGGATCCGCGCCGCATCGCCCGACACCGTGATCCTCATCGACGAGGCGTACCACGAGTACGTGACCGACCCGTCGTATGCGACGGCGATCCCGCTGGCGCTGTCGACGCCGAACGTGATCGTGGCACGCACCTTCTCGAAGGCGTACGGGATGGCCGGGATGCGCATCGGCTACGCCGTCGGCACCGCCGACACGATCAAGCGGCTCGCCCGCTTCAAGATGCCGTACAACATCAGCGTCTTCGGCGTCGCCGCGGCGATCGCGGCGCTCGGCGACAACCGCCATCTCGAGGACGAGCGCAGGCGCAACACCGCCGTCCGCGCCTTCACGGCGAAGGCGCTGCAGGACATGGGAGCGAAGCCGGCCGACTCGCAGGGGAACTTCCTGTTCGTCGACATCGGCGGTCCGGTGAAGGATTTCCGCGAGGCGTGTGCGAAGGCCGGAGTGATGGTCGGCCGCGACTTCCCGCCCTACGAAAAGAGCCACTGCCGGATTTCGATCGGTACGCTCGACGAGATGAAGAAGGCGGTCGAGGTCTTCCGTGCCGTACTCAAACCGTTGACGACGAGCGCCCAGAAAGACGTGAGGTAA
- a CDS encoding HupE/UreJ family protein — MRWTDRLGAAAAAVALLLCVPGAARAHDIPASVVVQAFVRPQQHTLRVLVRVPLAAMRDVEFPLTPDGLLDIARGDQVLRDAAMLWIARDLEVYEENTRLDVPRIAAVRVSLPSDRSFVTYERALAHVTGPPLRPDTAVIWNQALFDVLLEYGVRSDRSAFSIRPALARLGVRVVTVLRYQPPAGAERAFEYAGDPGLLRLDPRWHQAAWRFVQLGFAHILDGTDHLLFLFCLVIPFRRFGALVLIVTAFTIAHSITLIAAASGLAPDALWFAPLVETAIAGSILYMALENIAGATNVQRRWLIAFAFGLVHGFGFSFALRETLQFAGSHLLTSLLAFNLGVEAGQLFVLAMLVPALQLLFRFVVAERVGTIMLSALVAHTGWHWTAERWDRLRQFEAPALSIAGVTGVLRWLILMVAAAAVVWLIRLGARRKRTAAMDYRPNPEPAHETREPV; from the coding sequence GTGCGGTGGACAGACCGGCTTGGCGCGGCCGCGGCCGCGGTCGCGCTTCTCCTCTGCGTGCCGGGCGCGGCGCGGGCGCACGACATTCCGGCGTCGGTCGTGGTGCAGGCGTTCGTGCGGCCGCAGCAGCACACGCTGCGCGTGCTGGTCCGCGTTCCGCTCGCCGCCATGCGCGACGTCGAGTTTCCCCTCACGCCGGACGGGCTGCTCGACATCGCGCGCGGCGATCAGGTCCTGCGCGACGCGGCGATGCTCTGGATTGCGCGCGACCTCGAGGTCTACGAAGAGAACACCCGCCTGGACGTCCCGCGGATCGCCGCCGTGCGCGTCTCGCTGCCGTCCGACCGCTCGTTCGTCACGTATGAACGCGCGCTGGCGCACGTCACCGGACCGCCGCTGCGGCCCGACACGGCGGTGATCTGGAACCAGGCGCTGTTCGACGTGCTGCTCGAGTACGGCGTGCGCTCCGACCGCAGCGCGTTCTCGATCCGCCCGGCGCTGGCGCGGCTCGGCGTCCGCGTCGTCACCGTGCTGCGCTACCAGCCGCCGGCGGGCGCCGAACGCGCCTTCGAGTACGCCGGCGATCCGGGGCTGCTCCGGCTCGATCCGCGCTGGCACCAGGCGGCGTGGCGGTTCGTGCAGCTCGGGTTCGCGCACATTCTCGACGGCACGGATCACCTGCTGTTCCTCTTCTGCCTGGTGATCCCGTTCCGCCGCTTCGGCGCGCTCGTGCTCATCGTCACCGCTTTCACCATCGCGCACTCGATCACGCTCATCGCCGCGGCGTCCGGGCTGGCGCCCGATGCGCTGTGGTTCGCACCGCTGGTCGAGACCGCCATCGCGGGCTCGATCCTCTACATGGCGCTCGAGAACATCGCCGGCGCGACCAACGTGCAGCGCCGGTGGCTGATCGCGTTCGCGTTCGGCCTGGTCCACGGGTTCGGGTTCTCGTTCGCGCTGCGGGAGACGCTGCAGTTCGCCGGCTCGCACCTCCTCACGTCGCTGCTCGCGTTCAACCTGGGCGTCGAGGCCGGCCAGCTCTTCGTGCTCGCGATGCTGGTGCCGGCGCTGCAGCTGCTGTTCCGGTTCGTCGTCGCCGAGCGGGTCGGCACGATCATGCTGTCGGCGCTCGTGGCGCACACCGGCTGGCACTGGACGGCGGAGCGATGGGATCGGCTGCGGCAGTTCGAGGCGCCGGCGCTGTCGATCGCCGGCGTGACCGGCGTGCTGCGGTGGCTGATCCTGATGGTCGCGGCGGCGGCGGTCGTCTGGCTGATCAGGCTGGGGGCGCGCAGGAAACGGACCGCCGCAATGGACTACCGGCCGAACCCGGAACCGGCGCACGAGACACGCGAACCTGTGTAG
- a CDS encoding PQQ-binding-like beta-propeller repeat protein: MTRMAVRSASMVLLLAAAGVAWTGLRLSGQAARGAATAGPGSFVASTAKGDWPSYTGDTRGSRYSPLAQITAENFNDLEVAWRFKTDSLGTRPEYKLEGTPLVVNGIMYTTAGTRRSVISLDAATGELLWVHRYPEGTRGANAPRQLSGRGLAYWTDGRGDERIIYFTPGYRMIALHARTGQPVRTFGTDGVVDLKVGAVFGNRQPIDLETGEIGIHSTPVVVKNVVLVGSSMKEGMTVTTHNNTKGLARAYDARTGKLLWTFHTIPRPGEFGSETWLDNSWAVNGNAGIWTQISVDEELGLVYLPVETPTSDFYGGKRPGNNLFGESLVCVDLATGRRRWHFQFVHHPIWNDDMSSAPLIADVTVDGTPRKVVAVPSKQAWLYVFDRVTGEPIWPIEEKPVPKGDVPGEWYAPTQPHPPAALMYGRNTVTEDDLIDFTPELRAQAKKQLERYKWLPGVVYTPPIVGNTSGLLGAINIGHINGGTNWPGGGYDPELRTVFVHANTSSVQSGSVAPPPPGFSDLPYQDGVVGQPFRLREAAGTGTYADVSQRARGGQPGGQAAGAAQAGTATPAAPASGRGGGGGEGGGGLTVQGLSIIKPPYSVLAAIDLDKGAVKWRVPHGETPDVVRNHPLLKGMNIPRTGQGSSVGLVITKTLVVLGESQFTTLPDRPRGAMLRAYDKGTGKEVGAVFMPAPQSGSPMTYLAKGKQYIVVAVSGGPYSGEYLAFALPGDAAGAKQQ, translated from the coding sequence ATGACCCGAATGGCTGTCCGATCGGCGTCGATGGTGCTCCTGCTCGCGGCCGCCGGCGTCGCGTGGACGGGATTGCGGCTCTCGGGCCAGGCGGCGCGCGGCGCGGCGACGGCCGGACCGGGGTCCTTCGTGGCGTCCACGGCGAAGGGAGACTGGCCCAGCTACACGGGCGACACGCGCGGCTCGCGCTATTCGCCGCTGGCACAGATCACGGCGGAGAACTTCAACGATCTCGAGGTGGCGTGGCGGTTCAAGACCGACAGCCTCGGCACCCGTCCCGAGTACAAGCTGGAAGGGACGCCGCTGGTCGTGAACGGCATCATGTACACCACGGCCGGCACGCGGCGGTCGGTGATCTCGCTGGATGCGGCGACAGGAGAGCTGCTGTGGGTCCATCGCTACCCTGAGGGGACGCGCGGGGCGAACGCGCCGCGCCAGCTCTCCGGCCGCGGACTCGCCTACTGGACCGACGGCCGCGGCGACGAGCGCATCATCTACTTCACGCCGGGCTACCGGATGATTGCGCTGCACGCCAGGACCGGCCAGCCGGTCAGGACGTTCGGCACCGACGGCGTCGTCGATCTCAAGGTCGGCGCGGTGTTCGGCAACCGTCAACCGATCGATCTCGAGACCGGAGAGATCGGCATCCACTCGACGCCGGTGGTGGTGAAGAACGTCGTGCTGGTCGGCTCGTCCATGAAGGAAGGCATGACGGTCACGACCCACAACAACACCAAAGGGCTGGCGCGCGCCTACGACGCGCGGACCGGGAAGCTGCTCTGGACGTTCCACACGATTCCGCGTCCCGGCGAGTTCGGCAGCGAGACCTGGCTGGACAACTCGTGGGCGGTGAACGGCAATGCCGGCATCTGGACGCAGATCAGCGTCGACGAGGAGCTGGGCCTCGTCTACCTCCCGGTCGAGACGCCCACGTCGGACTTCTACGGCGGCAAGCGGCCGGGCAACAACCTGTTCGGCGAGAGCCTGGTCTGCGTCGATCTCGCGACCGGCAGGCGCAGGTGGCATTTCCAGTTCGTGCATCACCCGATCTGGAACGACGACATGTCCTCGGCGCCGCTCATCGCCGACGTCACGGTCGACGGAACGCCGCGCAAGGTCGTCGCCGTGCCGAGCAAGCAGGCGTGGCTGTATGTCTTCGATCGGGTGACCGGCGAGCCGATCTGGCCGATCGAGGAGAAGCCGGTGCCGAAGGGAGACGTTCCCGGGGAGTGGTATGCCCCGACGCAGCCACATCCGCCTGCCGCGCTGATGTACGGCCGCAACACCGTCACCGAAGACGATCTGATCGATTTCACGCCGGAGCTGCGCGCGCAGGCGAAGAAGCAGCTGGAACGCTACAAGTGGCTGCCCGGCGTCGTCTATACGCCGCCGATCGTCGGGAACACCAGCGGGCTGCTCGGCGCGATCAACATCGGCCACATCAACGGCGGCACGAACTGGCCGGGCGGCGGCTACGATCCCGAGCTGCGCACCGTGTTCGTTCACGCCAACACCTCGTCGGTGCAGTCGGGCTCGGTCGCCCCACCGCCCCCGGGATTCTCTGACCTTCCCTATCAGGACGGCGTCGTCGGACAGCCGTTCCGGCTGCGCGAAGCGGCGGGGACGGGGACCTATGCGGACGTCTCGCAGCGCGCGCGCGGCGGGCAGCCGGGCGGCCAGGCCGCGGGCGCGGCGCAGGCGGGCACGGCGACGCCGGCGGCGCCCGCCTCGGGACGCGGCGGTGGCGGCGGCGAGGGCGGCGGCGGGCTGACGGTGCAGGGGCTCTCGATCATCAAGCCGCCCTACAGCGTCCTGGCGGCGATCGATCTGGACAAGGGTGCGGTGAAATGGCGCGTGCCGCACGGTGAAACTCCCGACGTCGTCCGCAATCATCCGCTGCTCAAGGGAATGAACATTCCGCGCACCGGGCAGGGATCGAGTGTCGGACTCGTGATCACGAAGACGCTGGTGGTGCTCGGCGAGTCGCAGTTCACGACGCTGCCGGATCGCCCGCGCGGCGCGATGCTCCGCGCCTACGACAAGGGCACCGGCAAGGAAGTCGGCGCCGTGTTCATGCCGGCGCCGCAGAGCGGCTCGCCGATGACGTACCTGGCGAAGGGAAAGCAGTACATCGTGGTCGCGGTCAGCGGCGGGCCCTACTCCGGCGAGTACCTTGCGTTCGCGCTGCCAGGCGATGCTGCCGGCGCGAAGCAGCAATGA
- the pgsA gene encoding CDP-diacylglycerol--glycerol-3-phosphate 3-phosphatidyltransferase, which yields MNLPNALTVGRIFLVPLLVVVLLTKFEGRMILGIPKELVGAAIFGVASLTDVLDGYLARRRKQITTLGQLMDPLADKLLITAALISLVQLDLAPAWMVAVILGREFAVTVLRSIAHGKGMVIAASPLGKFKMVAEVIAILALILGQDQLQQFYVIGIIALWIAMLAATISGIDYYRRFAQSGL from the coding sequence ATGAACCTCCCGAACGCCCTGACCGTCGGCAGGATTTTTCTCGTGCCGCTGCTCGTGGTGGTGCTGCTGACGAAGTTCGAGGGGCGGATGATCCTGGGGATCCCGAAGGAGCTGGTCGGCGCGGCGATCTTTGGCGTCGCCTCCCTCACCGACGTGCTCGACGGCTACCTGGCGCGCCGGCGCAAGCAGATCACCACGCTCGGGCAGCTGATGGACCCGCTGGCCGACAAGCTGCTCATCACCGCCGCGCTGATCTCGCTGGTGCAGCTCGATCTCGCGCCGGCGTGGATGGTCGCGGTGATCCTCGGCCGCGAGTTCGCCGTCACCGTGCTCCGCAGCATCGCGCACGGCAAGGGCATGGTGATCGCCGCGTCGCCGCTCGGCAAGTTCAAGATGGTCGCGGAAGTGATCGCGATTCTCGCCCTGATCCTCGGCCAGGATCAGCTGCAGCAGTTCTACGTGATCGGCATCATCGCGCTGTGGATTGCGATGCTCGCCGCCACGATCTCCGGCATCGACTACTACCGCCGCTTCGCCCAGTCAGGGCTGTAG
- the bamD gene encoding outer membrane protein assembly factor BamD: protein MTKLRFSIVILLAALASACASGGPRQPPAGTTEPDKFLFERGTDNLGRKRWIYAREYFRQLVDSYPTSRYRADAKLGIGDSYLGERSAESYVLAINEYREFLNFYPTHERAHYAQYQLAMAYFNQMRSPMRDQTETRDAIRELTTYVTRFADKPLIGEARQKLRAAKDRLADWDVGVAVHYYRIKWYPGVINRLQPLLKEDPEYTRRDSVFWYLGESFLKVQRPAEALPYYERLLKEFEQSEHLDDAQKRVAEIKAAQPAIAK, encoded by the coding sequence ATGACGAAGTTGAGATTCTCCATCGTGATCCTGCTTGCGGCGCTGGCGTCTGCCTGCGCGAGCGGCGGCCCGCGGCAGCCCCCCGCGGGTACGACCGAGCCGGACAAGTTCCTCTTCGAGCGCGGCACCGACAACCTCGGGCGCAAGCGCTGGATCTACGCGCGCGAGTACTTCCGGCAGCTCGTCGACAGCTATCCGACCAGCCGCTATCGCGCCGACGCCAAACTCGGGATCGGCGACTCGTATCTCGGCGAGCGGTCCGCGGAGTCGTACGTGCTCGCGATCAACGAGTATCGCGAGTTCCTGAACTTCTATCCGACCCACGAGCGGGCGCACTACGCCCAGTACCAGCTCGCGATGGCGTACTTCAACCAGATGCGCTCGCCGATGCGGGACCAGACGGAGACGCGCGACGCGATCCGCGAGCTGACGACCTACGTGACCCGCTTCGCCGACAAGCCGCTGATCGGCGAAGCACGGCAGAAGCTCCGCGCCGCGAAGGACCGCCTGGCCGACTGGGACGTCGGCGTCGCCGTCCACTACTACCGCATCAAGTGGTACCCCGGAGTGATCAACCGTCTCCAGCCGCTGTTGAAGGAAGACCCCGAGTACACCCGCCGCGACTCGGTCTTCTGGTACCTCGGGGAGTCGTTCCTCAAGGTCCAGCGCCCGGCCGAGGCGCTGCCCTACTACGAGCGGCTGCTCAAGGAATTCGAGCAGAGCGAGCATCTCGACGACGCGCAGAAGCGGGTGGCGGAGATCAAGGCGGCGCAGCCCGCCATCGCGAAATAG